The stretch of DNA ACGCCGACGTCTTCCACCAGTTGCAGCGAGTCGGTCGCCATCAGCTTGATTTTTTCTTTCGGTTTCAGCGTGCCGTTGACCACGCGCACCAGCATCACCACGCCCACATAGGCGTCGTACCACGAGTCGACGATCAGCGCCTGCAGCGGTGCGGCCGGATCACCCTTCGGTGGCGGCACTTTGGCGATGATCGATTCCAGCACGTCTTCCACGCCCAGGCCGGTCTTGGCCGAGCACTGCACGGCGTCGCCGGCTTCGATGCCGATCACGTCTTCGATTTCCTGGATGGCGTTCGGCGGATCGGCGTTCGGCAAGTCGATCTTGTTCAGCACCGGCACCACTTCCACACCGAGGTCGAGCGCGGTGTAGCAGTTGGCCACGGTCTGGGCTTCCACGCCCTGCGAGGCGTCCACCACCAGCAGCGCGCCTTCGCACGCCGACAGCGAACGCGACACTTCGTACGAGAAGTCGACGTGGCCGGGCGTATCGATCAGGTTCAGGTTGTAGACGATGCCGTCACGGGCTTTGTATTGCAGGGCGGCGGTTTGCGCCTTGATGGTAATGCCGCGCTCGCGTTCCAGATCCATCGAATCGAGCACTTGCGCCTCCATCTCGCGGTCGGACAGGCCGCCGCACAGCTGAATGATGCGGTCAGCCAGCGTCGATTTGCCGTGGTCGATGTGGGCGATGATGGAGAAGTTGCGTATGTTGTTCATTAACAAATATTCAAAAACGGGTTTGACACGACGAGCCCACAATACAAAAAAGCGCTCCGAACGGGGCGAAGCCCTGGCGAGCGCCTTGTGGAAATATACTTTACCCGGGCATTTTACCGGATTTCAGAGTGGAAAGCCCGATTTATGCCATGGGGCATGCACTTAGCTTAGGTTTTTAGCACTTTATGGACCTGGGCCTCGTCCAGGAAGTAGTGGCACAGCGCCGGCTGGGCCAGATCGGCGAACAGCACCGGCACCAGTTCGTCGTATTTGGCCAGCAAGACCGGGTCATCGGACTGGTCGATGTCGATGACGTCGACGGTAAACGTCTGACCTGGCGGCTGGAGGCGCATCAGCGCGTCCAGCATGTCCTGGCATAAATGGCAATAACTGCGCGAATACAGGGTGAAATGCATGTTGAACCGCCGCGCCGCCGGCCGATGACCGGTGGCGCGGCACGCCTTTACTTCGCGCTTGGACGCAGCGAGATGAAGCGGGTCGCATCATCGCGCCGCACCAGCACCACCGACGCCTTCTTCGGATCCAGCTTGGCTACCATCTCGTTGAACTGCTTGGCGCTCTTGATTTCGGTGTTATTCAGCTGCAGCAGCACGTCGCCCTCTTCCAACTGGGCACTGGCCGCCACACCCTCCACCGAATCCACCAGCACGCCGCCGTCCACACCCAGCTCTTTCTTCTGCTCGGCGTTCAGGTCGATCACCTTCAGGCCCAGCGCGTTGGCCTTGGCCACTTCCGGCGCCGGCTTGGCGCCTTTGCCCTTGGCCGTTTTGCCGCCCTTGTCGGCGTCCAGCTCAACCACCGTCACCGGCAGCGTCAGCTCGGCGCCTTTGCGCCACACGGTGACCGAACCCTTGACACCGAGCGGGCTGTCGCCCACCAGGCGCGGCAGGTCGGACGACTTGTTCACCGTCGTGCCGTTAAATTTCAGAATGATGTCGCCGGCCTTGACGCCGGCCTTGTCGGCAGGACCGCCCGGCTCCACCAGCGCCACCTCGGCGCCCTGCGCGTTCTTCAGGCCCAGCGACTCCGCCACTTCCTTGCTGACTTCGCCGATCTGCACGCCGATGCGGCCGCGCGTGACCTTGCCGTTTTTCTTCAGCTGCTCGGAGACGCGCATTGCTTCGTTGATCGGCACCGCGAAGGAAATGCCGTTATAGCCGCCCGACAGCGTGGCGATCTGCGAGTTAATCCCGATCACCTCGCCGCGCATATTGATCAGCGGTCCACCGGAGTTGCCCGGATTGACCGCCACATCGCTCTGGATCAACGCCAGGTATTCGCCGGTGTCACGCGACTTGGCCGAGATGATGCCGGCAGTCACCGTGTTTTCCAGGTTGAACGGCGAGCCGATGGCGATCACCCACTCGCCGGCGCGGATTTTGTCGGAGTCGCCCATTTGCAGGAACGGCAGTTTCTCGCCCTCAATCTTCAAGACGGCGACATCGGTGCTGGCGTCCGCGCCCAGCACCTTGGCCTTGAATTCGCGCTTGTCGGTCAGCGTGACGAATACTTCGTCGGCGCCATCGACCACGTGCGCGTTGGTCATCACATAGCCGTCCGCAGACAGAATGAAGCCGGAACCAACGCCGCGCTGTACCGGCTCGTCGGACGGCGCCTGGCGGCGCGGCGAACGGCCGTTCGGCACCGCGCCCGGCGGAATGGCGCCGCCAAAGAAGCGGCGCAGCAGCTCCTGCACATCGTCGTCGCCCAGGCCGGCGGCGCCCTTGCCCTGTTTCAGACGCTCGGTGGTGCGGATATTGACCACCGCCGGGCCGACGCTGTCGACCAGGTCGGCAAAGTTCGGCAGGCCGATGACGGCGCCGGTCACCGGCGTGGCCGCCGTAGCGGGCGACAGGCCCAGGGACATCCACAAGCTTGCGCCAAGCACCAGCGCGGACAGCGTTTTACCACCAGCAGAGAAGTTATTTTTCATGGAGTATCGGTCTCTTCTTCAAAAGTCAGTATGCAAGCGCGACATGAGCCTAGCACATGGTAAGCGAAAACTCGCTCCACCGTATGCGCCACAAGATTATAAGGGGATCAGGCTTAGGGGAAAATGATGGCGGCGGGCATATCTTCAAGAGCGGCCGGCGCGGGCTGATATGGCGCCTCGGCCGCCAGCCGCGCCGCCAGACGGGCGCTGAAGCCGTCGCTGAGCTCGCCGCCGGGCGTGCTGCGCAGCACGTCGCCGGTCAGGTGATAGGCGCGCCAGGCGGCCTGTCCGGCGCTGGTGTCCAGTGCGGCCAGGGCCAGCTCGCGTTCGCTGTCCGGCAAGGCGCCGTCAGCCAGTGCCGAGATATGTTCACGCAGTTTTTTGTCGGTGTCCATAGCTATCCCGCCATCTCAAGTTGCCGAATAACATCATCATTCCTGCCTTACCAGCGCTTGTCAACCGGCATATCCAGCAGGGGCCGCAATTTTTCGGCGATGACTTCGCGGGCGCGGAAGATGCGACTGCGCACGGTGCCGATCGGACAGGCCATGATGTCGGAAATTTCTTCATAGCTCAGCCCTTCGATCTCGCGCAGGGCGATCGCGGTACGCAAGTCCACCGGCAACGCGTCCATGGCCGCATTGACGGTCTGGGCGATCTGTTTGCTGGCCAGCATGGACTCTGGCGTATTGATGTCGCGCAAATGCTCGCCATCGTTAAATCCTTCGGCATGTTCATGATCGGCATCGGCAGACGTGAGCGTGCGCCGCCCCTGCGTCGCCAGGTGGTTCTTGGCGGTATTGATGCCGATGCGGTACAGCCAGGTGTAGAAAGCCGAATCGCCGCGGAAATGCCGCAACGCCCGGTACGCCTTGATAAAGGTTTCCTGCACCACGTCCTCTGCCTCGGCCGGGTCGTGCACGATACGCGACAGCAAGCGCATCAGCCGGCGTTGGTACTTCGCCACCAGCATGTCAAACGCCTGCTTGTCGCCATCGCGGACCCGCTCGACCAGCAATTGGTCACACTCGCGTTCTGTCGTCACTCCTGCATTCCTCGATGGCCTGCAGCGCAGCCGATTCGTATAGTCATATGCTATAGAGTTAGCCCGCTGCAAGAAGTTCACACTGCCGGTGTGTTTATTTCGGTGCGCGCCGCCGCGCGGCACGCCAGCGCCAACGCGCGCCACTGCTGCGGCGCCACGCTGTCCGGCAGCACCGCCAGTACCTGCACCTTGCCGTCCGCAGCCACGAGCCGCAGCAACAGCAAGCGCGGCCATAAGGTCGAGCCGCCCAGCAGGCGCAGCGCGCTGCCGTTGTGCTGGTATACCGCCAGCCGCAATTGGCCGACACCGGATATATCAAGCTGGCGTGCAATAGCCGGCGGGCGTCCGCCCAGCCAGGCGACGATGCCGGCCAACAGGCACAACAGCGGCGCCACCACGCCGGGGCAGGCGGCGGCGGACGCCATCACGCAACAGCACAGGCCGGCATGCGCAATGCGCAAGCCGCGCGAGGGGCGAACGATGACAGACACCGCGACCGACATGACGGCAGCACCACAAACACATGAATAAAAATTGGGGGATACTTCGTGGAAGCGCCGGCCGCAAGGCCGGGCAATTCAGGCGCCGGCGAGTGCCGGCGCCGAATTCTCGCTCACCCTGATTGGACAGGACGAGACGAGAATTGGTTCAAACTTTTTTTACACTTTACCGAAGACCAGGCTGCCGTTGGTGCCGCCGAAGCCGAACGAGTTTTTGACTGCATACTCGATCTTCATGTCGCGCGCCGTGTTGGCAACAAAGTCCAGGTCGCATGCCGGATCCTGGTTGAAGATGTTGATGGTGGGCGGCGACACCTGATGGTGTACTGCCAGCACCGTAAACACCGACTCCAGACCGCCCGCGCCGCCCAGCAAGTGGCCGGTCATCGACTTGGTCGAATTGACCACCAGCTTTTTGGCGTGGTCGCCGAAAGTGCGCTTGATGCCCTGCACTTCCGCCACGTCGCCTTGCGGCGTCGAGGTGCCGTGCGCATTCACATACTGCACCTGGTCCGGATTGATGCCGGCGTCGCGCAGCGCGGCTTGCGCCGACTTACTGCCACCGCTGCCATCTTCCAGAGGCGAAGTCATGTGATACGCATCCGCGCTCATGCCAAAGCCGAGCACTTCCGCATAGATCTTGGCGCCGCGCGCCTTGGCGTGTTCGTACTCCTCGAGCACCATCACGCCCGCACCTTCGCCCAGCACAAAGCCGTCGCGGTCCGCATCCCATGGACGGGAAGCGGTGGCCGGATCGTCGTTGCGGGACGACAGCGCCTTGGCCGAGGCGAAACCGCCCAGGCCCAGCGGCGACACGGTCGATTCAGCGCCACCCGCCACCATGACGTCGGCATCGCCGTACTCAATCATGCGCGCGGCGGCGCCGATGCAATGCAGGCCGGTGGTGCAAGCCGTCACGATCGACAGGTTAGGACCACGCATGCCGTACTTGATCGACAGGTTGCCCGAGATCATATTAATGATCGAGGCCGGCACGAAGAACGGCGAGATACGGCGCGGACCGCGCTTGTCGTAATCTTCCTTTTGCTCTTCGATCATCGGCAGACCGCCGATACCGGAACCGACGATCACGCCGATACGGTCGGCGTTTTCTTCGGTGACAACCACGCCCGAGTCTTGCACAGCCTGGATGCCGGCCGCCATGCCGTAATGGATGAAGGTATCCATGTGGCGGGCTTCTTTCGCGGAAATATAATCCTCGATGTTGAAGCCTTTGACTTCACCGGCAAAGCGGGTGCTGAAAGCTGTTGCGTCAAACTTGGTGATGGTGGCAATACCGGATTTACCCTCGACGGCTGCGGCCCACGTATCGGCAATGTTATTGCCAATCGGAGTCACGGCGCCCAGGCCGGTAATGACAACACGACGGTTTTTAGAACCTCTCAAGCGATTCTCCTAAAGTCGATCGGGCAGAAATTACGCCTTGACGTGAGCGGTAGCGTAGTCGATCGCTTGCTGCACGGTGGTGATTTTCTCTGCTTGTTCGTCAGGGATTTCCATTTCGAACTCGTCTTCCAGGGCCATCACCAGTTCAACGGTGTCCAGCGAGTCAGCGCCCAGATCGTCAACGAACGACGATTCGGTTTTGATGTCTGCTTCGGCGACGCCCAGTTGTTCAGCGACGATTTTCTTAACGCGTTGTTCGATATCCGACATGTTATGGCTCCATTTGTTTGTTACGGAAAGCGCGCATTTTATCAGGTTTGCGCACTGAAAAACTAATTTCGGTGAGTGCTGCTAAATATACCGAAATTACTACTAAAAGATTTGAAAGGGCTTTTAAATTGTGCCCATTCTCATCAGTTTACGTACATACCGCCATTCACGTGCAACGTGGTGCCGGTAATATAAGCGGCTTGCGGCGACGCCAGGAAGGCGACGGCCGCGGCGATATCCTCCGGCTTGCCGAGGCGCGCCAGCGGAATCTGGGTCAGCAAGGCGGCGTGCTGTTCGTCGCCCAGGGCCTTGGTCATATCGGTATCGATGAAGCCCGGCGCCACACTGTTGACGGTGATGTTGCGGCTGCCGATTTCACGCGCCAGCGCGCGCGTCATGCCTTCCACGCCGGCCTTGGCGGCGGCGTAGTTGATCTGGCCCGGATTGCCGGTCGACGCCACCACCGAGGTGATGTTGATGATGCGGCCGTTCTTGGCCTTCATCATGCCGCGCAGCACGCCGCGCGACAGGCGGCCGACCGAGGTCAGGTTGGTGGCGATGACGTTATCCCACTCTTCATCCTTCATGCGCATGGCCAGCTGGTCCTGGGTGATGCCGGCGTTGTTGACCAGGATGCCGACCGCGCCATAGGTCTTGCTGATGTCGTCGATGATAGCCGAGCACGCTTCGGCGTTGGTAACGTTCAGCACCATACCCTTGCCGGCTTCCGCGCCGATCTCGGCCAGGTAAGCGGAAATCGCTTCCGCGCCGGCTTCGGTGGTGGCGGTACCGATCACTTTCGCGCCCTGGCGCGCCAGTTCCTGGGCAATCGCCTTGCCGATGCCACGCGATGCGCCCGTTACCAGGGCGACTTGATTTGCTAAAGTCATGGAAGTCCTTCTACAGTAAATACGGAGTGTGCCTGAAACCGCAAACGATTATTTGAGTTCGCTCAACACGCGGTCCAGCGTGGCTTGATCATAAATCGCGTCGCCCACCAGATTGGCGTCGATGCGCTTGGTCAGCCCCATCAGCACTTTGCCCGGACCGCACTCGACCACCTTGGTGACGCCGTCGGCGGCGATCTTCTGCACGGTTTCCACCCAGCGCACCGGCGCGGCGGCCTGGCGCACCAGCGCGTCCTTGATCGCGGCCGGATCGTTCAGCACGGCGACGTCGACGTTGTTGATCAGTTCGATCTGCGGCGCAGCGAAGGTAATGTTGGCCAGGTAGTCGCGCAGGCGGTCCGACGCCGGCTTCAGCAGCGACGAGTGGAACGGCGCCGACACCGGCAGTTTCATGGCGCGCTTGGCGCCCTTGCCCTTGGCGATCTCGCAGGCGCGCTCAACGGCGGCGGTATCGCCCGCGATGACGACCTGCGCCGGCGCGTTGAAGTTGACGGCCTCGACCACGCCACCAGCGGCGGCGGCTTCGGCGCAAGCGGCACGGACATCGTCATCCGACAAGCCCAGCACCACGGCCATGGTGCCCTGACCGACCGGCACCGCTTCCTGCATGGCTTGCGCACGGAAGCGCACCAGCGGCACCGCGTCCTTGAACGAGATCACGCCGGCCGCCACCAGCGCCGAGTATTCGCCCAGGCTGTGGCCGGCCACCACCGACGGCACCGGGCCGCCGGCCGCGATCCAGGCGCGGTAAGTGGCGACCGCAGCGGTCAGCATCACCGGCTGGGTGTTGGTGGTCAGGTCCAGTTCTTCTTTCGGGCCTTCGGCGATCAGTTTGCCGAGGTCGAAGCCGAGCGCTTCCGACGCTTCGGCGACGGTCTGTGCAACGACCGGATTACCGGCAAAGCCGTCCAGCATCGCAATCGCTTGCGAACCTTGGCCTGGGAATACAAAAGCAAATTTAGTCATGACTTCCATCCATCTCTTTTATTATTGGCAGCAAAGCTATCATCGAAACATGACAGCGCTGCTACCGTTGAGTCCGTTAGAACTCTAATTCTAATTCAGGTCAAAAACGTAGCAGAACAGCGCCCCAGGTGAAGCCACCGCCGACACCTTCCAGCATCAGGTTCTGACCACGCTTGACGCGACCATCGCGCACCGCGGCGTCCAGCGCCAGCGGAATCGATGCAGCCGAGGTATTGCCGTGCTGATCCACTGTGACCACCATTTTGTCCATTGGCAGGCCCAGCTTTTTGGCGGTGCTGCTCATGATGCGCAGATTGGCCTGGTGAGGGATCAGCCAGTCAATTTCTTCCGCTTGCATCTTGGCTTTTTCCAGCGCCTCGTCGGCCACTTTGGCCAGCACCGAGACAGCCAGCTTGAATACTGCCGGGCCATCCATGTACAGGTAGGCTTCGCCGGCGGTAGCGCCGCCAAAACTATGCGGCATGCACAGGATGTCGGAATGGCTGCCGTCCGCATGCAGCGCGGTCGACAGGATGCCCGGCTGGTCCGATGCGCTCAGCACGACAGCGCCGGCGCCATCGCCGAACAGCACGCAGGTGGTGCGGTCGTTAAAATCGAGAATACGGGAGAACACTTCCGAGCCGATCACCAGCACGTTCTTGTGCACGCCGGCGCGGATGAACGCATCGGCGGTGGACAGCGCATAGACGAAGCCGCTGCAGACAGCCTGCACGTCGACGGCGGCGCCGTGGTTGGTGATGCCCAGTTTCTGCTGCACGATGCAGGCGGTGCTGGGGAAGCTGCCGAAGAAATCCGGCGTCGAGCTGGCCACGATGATCAGGTCGATATCGTTGGGCTGCAAACCAGCCATGTC from Duganella dendranthematis encodes:
- the rpoE gene encoding RNA polymerase sigma factor RpoE, with amino-acid sequence MTTERECDQLLVERVRDGDKQAFDMLVAKYQRRLMRLLSRIVHDPAEAEDVVQETFIKAYRALRHFRGDSAFYTWLYRIGINTAKNHLATQGRRTLTSADADHEHAEGFNDGEHLRDINTPESMLASKQIAQTVNAAMDALPVDLRTAIALREIEGLSYEEISDIMACPIGTVRSRIFRAREVIAEKLRPLLDMPVDKRW
- a CDS encoding glutaredoxin family protein, encoding MHFTLYSRSYCHLCQDMLDALMRLQPPGQTFTVDVIDIDQSDDPVLLAKYDELVPVLFADLAQPALCHYFLDEAQVHKVLKT
- a CDS encoding protein YgfX, with amino-acid sequence MSVAVSVIVRPSRGLRIAHAGLCCCVMASAAACPGVVAPLLCLLAGIVAWLGGRPPAIARQLDISGVGQLRLAVYQHNGSALRLLGGSTLWPRLLLLRLVAADGKVQVLAVLPDSVAPQQWRALALACRAAARTEINTPAV
- the fabF gene encoding beta-ketoacyl-ACP synthase II — encoded protein: MRGSKNRRVVITGLGAVTPIGNNIADTWAAAVEGKSGIATITKFDATAFSTRFAGEVKGFNIEDYISAKEARHMDTFIHYGMAAGIQAVQDSGVVVTEENADRIGVIVGSGIGGLPMIEEQKEDYDKRGPRRISPFFVPASIINMISGNLSIKYGMRGPNLSIVTACTTGLHCIGAAARMIEYGDADVMVAGGAESTVSPLGLGGFASAKALSSRNDDPATASRPWDADRDGFVLGEGAGVMVLEEYEHAKARGAKIYAEVLGFGMSADAYHMTSPLEDGSGGSKSAQAALRDAGINPDQVQYVNAHGTSTPQGDVAEVQGIKRTFGDHAKKLVVNSTKSMTGHLLGGAGGLESVFTVLAVHHQVSPPTINIFNQDPACDLDFVANTARDMKIEYAVKNSFGFGGTNGSLVFGKV
- the acpP gene encoding acyl carrier protein codes for the protein MSDIEQRVKKIVAEQLGVAEADIKTESSFVDDLGADSLDTVELVMALEDEFEMEIPDEQAEKITTVQQAIDYATAHVKA
- a CDS encoding Do family serine endopeptidase: MKNNFSAGGKTLSALVLGASLWMSLGLSPATAATPVTGAVIGLPNFADLVDSVGPAVVNIRTTERLKQGKGAAGLGDDDVQELLRRFFGGAIPPGAVPNGRSPRRQAPSDEPVQRGVGSGFILSADGYVMTNAHVVDGADEVFVTLTDKREFKAKVLGADASTDVAVLKIEGEKLPFLQMGDSDKIRAGEWVIAIGSPFNLENTVTAGIISAKSRDTGEYLALIQSDVAVNPGNSGGPLINMRGEVIGINSQIATLSGGYNGISFAVPINEAMRVSEQLKKNGKVTRGRIGVQIGEVSKEVAESLGLKNAQGAEVALVEPGGPADKAGVKAGDIILKFNGTTVNKSSDLPRLVGDSPLGVKGSVTVWRKGAELTLPVTVVELDADKGGKTAKGKGAKPAPEVAKANALGLKVIDLNAEQKKELGVDGGVLVDSVEGVAASAQLEEGDVLLQLNNTEIKSAKQFNEMVAKLDPKKASVVLVRRDDATRFISLRPSAK
- a CDS encoding beta-ketoacyl-ACP synthase III, which codes for MTLYSKILGTGSYLPAKRVTNQELADQLAAKGIETSDEWIVSRSGIAARHFAAADEKSSDLAVKAANNALDMAGLQPNDIDLIIVASSTPDFFGSFPSTACIVQQKLGITNHGAAVDVQAVCSGFVYALSTADAFIRAGVHKNVLVIGSEVFSRILDFNDRTTCVLFGDGAGAVVLSASDQPGILSTALHADGSHSDILCMPHSFGGATAGEAYLYMDGPAVFKLAVSVLAKVADEALEKAKMQAEEIDWLIPHQANLRIMSSTAKKLGLPMDKMVVTVDQHGNTSAASIPLALDAAVRDGRVKRGQNLMLEGVGGGFTWGAVLLRF
- the fabG gene encoding 3-oxoacyl-ACP reductase FabG, translating into MTLANQVALVTGASRGIGKAIAQELARQGAKVIGTATTEAGAEAISAYLAEIGAEAGKGMVLNVTNAEACSAIIDDISKTYGAVGILVNNAGITQDQLAMRMKDEEWDNVIATNLTSVGRLSRGVLRGMMKAKNGRIINITSVVASTGNPGQINYAAAKAGVEGMTRALAREIGSRNITVNSVAPGFIDTDMTKALGDEQHAALLTQIPLARLGKPEDIAAAVAFLASPQAAYITGTTLHVNGGMYVN
- the fabD gene encoding ACP S-malonyltransferase; translation: MTKFAFVFPGQGSQAIAMLDGFAGNPVVAQTVAEASEALGFDLGKLIAEGPKEELDLTTNTQPVMLTAAVATYRAWIAAGGPVPSVVAGHSLGEYSALVAAGVISFKDAVPLVRFRAQAMQEAVPVGQGTMAVVLGLSDDDVRAACAEAAAAGGVVEAVNFNAPAQVVIAGDTAAVERACEIAKGKGAKRAMKLPVSAPFHSSLLKPASDRLRDYLANITFAAPQIELINNVDVAVLNDPAAIKDALVRQAAAPVRWVETVQKIAADGVTKVVECGPGKVLMGLTKRIDANLVGDAIYDQATLDRVLSELK
- a CDS encoding sigma-E factor negative regulatory protein, which gives rise to MDTDKKLREHISALADGALPDSERELALAALDTSAGQAAWRAYHLTGDVLRSTPGGELSDGFSARLAARLAAEAPYQPAPAALEDMPAAIIFP